One Capricornis sumatraensis isolate serow.1 chromosome 8, serow.2, whole genome shotgun sequence genomic region harbors:
- the SCO1 gene encoding protein SCO1 homolog, mitochondrial: MAGLLLVPGWIMRLPGRQVWRLLPRGFGVWGSRKETASVLLGRLCARPEEAWRASGLAACCLGSRPLSTAMPPPPGSSGPERKGSGDPMRPSKPGPVSWKSLAVTFAIGGALLAGMKYFKKEKTEKLEKERQRSIGKPLLGGPFSLTTHTGEPKTDKDYLGQWVLIYFGFTHCPDICPEELEKMIQVVDEIDSIPTLPNLTPLFITIDPERDTKEAIANYVKEFSPKLIGLTGTKEEIDQVARAFRVYYSPGPKDEDEDYIVDHTIIMYLIGPDGEFLDYFGQNKKNAEIAGSIAAHMRTHRKKS; encoded by the exons ATGGCGGGGCTGTTGCTCGTGCCCGGCTGGATAATGCGGCTTCCGGGCCGCCAAGTTTGGCGTCTCTTGCCTCGCGGATtcggggtttggggctcaaggaaGGAGACTGCTAGCGTCTTGCTAGGGCGGCTCTGCGCGAGGCCAGAGGAGGCATGGCGGGCCTCGGGGCTCGCTGCCTGCTGCCTGGGGAGCCGTCCCCTCAGCACTGCAATGCCGCCCCCGCCCGGGTCGTCAGGACCCGAGCGGAAGGGCAGCGGAGACCCCATGCGCCCCTCGAAGCCCGGG CCTGTTTCCTGGAAGTCTTTAGCCGTCACATTTGCTATTGGAGGAGCTTTATTGGCTGGAATGAAGTACTTCAAGAAAGAGAAGACGGAGA aacTGGAGAAGGAACGGCAGCGGAGCATTGGAAAGCCTTTACTTGGGGGCCCATTTTCCCTCACAACTCATACTGGCGAGCCCAAAACTGATAAGGACTACCTGGGTCAATGGGTAttgatttattttggttttactCATTGTCCTGATATCTGTCcagaagaactagaaaaaatGATTCAAGTCGTGGATGAAATAG ACAGTATTCCAACTCTGCCAAATTTAACTCCACTTTTCATCACTATTGACCCAGAGAGGGACACAAAAGAAGCCATCGCCAATTATGTaaaag aattttctccCAAACTGATTGGCTTGACTGGCACAAAAGAAGAGATCGATCAAGTGGCCAGAGCATTCAGAGTGTACTACAGCCCTGGCCCCAAGGACGAAGATGAGGACTACATA GTGGATCATACAATCATAATGTACTTGATTGGACCAGATGGTGAATTTCTAGATTATTTTGGCCAAAACAAGAAGAATGCAGAAATAGCTGGTTCAATTGCTGCACACATGAGGACGCACAGGAAAAAGAGCTAA
- the ADPRM gene encoding manganese-dependent ADP-ribose/CDP-alcohol diphosphatase gives MDYKPEPEPLSESSERLFSFGVIADIQYADLEDGYNFQGNRRRYYRHSLLHLQGAIEHWNQESSPPRCVLQLGDIIDGYNAQYKASERSLERVMNTFQMLKVPVHHTWGNHEFYNFSRDYLTNSKLNTKFLEDQIAHHPETVPSEDYYAYHFVPFPKFRFILLDAYDMSVLGVDQSSPKYQQCLKILREHNPNTELNSPQGLREPQFVQFNGGFSQEQLNWLNEVLTFSDRNQEKVVIVSHLPIYPEASDTVCLAWNYRDALAVIWSHKCVVCFFAGHTHDGGYSEDPYGVHHVNIEGVIETAPDSQAFGTVHVYPDKMMLEGRGRVPDRIMNYRKE, from the exons ATGGATTATAAGCCCGAACCCGAACCCCTCAGTGAGAGCTCAGAAcgtctcttctcctttggagtGATAGCAGATATTCAATATGCTGATTTGGAAGATGGCTATAATTTCCAGGGAAACAGACGGAGGTACTACAGACACAGTCTTCTTCACTTACAGGGTGCTATCGAACACTGGAATCAAGAAAGCAGCCCTCCCCGTTGTGTGCTTCAGCTTGGAGACATCATCGATGGATACAATGCTCAGTACAAAGCATCAGAAAGGTCACTGGAGCGCGTCATGAACACATTCCAGATGCTGAAAGTCCCTGTTCATCACACGTGGGGAAACCACGAATTCTATAATTTCAGCAGAGACTATTTAACAAACTCCAAACTTAACACAAAGTTCCTGGAAGACCAGATTGCCCACCATCCTGAGACTGTGCCCTCGGAGGATTATTACGCGTATCACTTTGTACCATTCCCTAAATTCCGCTTCATTTTACTCGATGCTTATGACATGAGTGTCTTGGGCGTGGATCAGTCTTCTCCAAAATACCAGCAGTGTCTGAAGATACTGAGGGAGCACAACCCAAATACGGAACTGAATAGTCCTCAAG GACTTCGTGAGCCCCAGTTTGTCCAGTTTAATGGTGGATTTAGCCAAGAACAGCTGAACTGGCTGAACGAAGTTCTTACATTCTCGGACAGAAACCAAGAGAAGGTGGTGATTGTGA GCCATCTTCCCATTTACCCTGAAGCCTCTGACACTGTGTGCCTGGCCTGGAATTACAGAGACGCCCTGGCAGTCATTTGGTCTCACAAGTGTGTGGTGTGCTTCTTCGCCGGCCACACTCACGATGGCGGCTACTCTGAGGACCCTTACGGTGTGCACCATGTCAACATAGAAGGGGTTATCGAAACAGCTCCAGACAGCCAGGCCTTTGGCACCGTTCACGTCTATCCTGACAAAATGATGTTGGAAGGGAGGGGCAGAGTTCCAGACAGAATTATGAATTACAGGAAGGAATAA